The nucleotide sequence AGAAGAAAATTCATTTAATTCAATTACTTAGCTAATTATAAGCTCGATACCATTGATTACGGAAATACTAGAATGATCAGTCTTTTGAAGGCATTCGAGGGAGTGGTGCAACTGATACACCTTGCACCTGATATTGACTAATCAGATCAGCCACCAAGCCGGATCCGATGAATTCTTCTACACAAGCATCCAAAAACTCAATCGACTCTAGGTGGGACTTATGTGCAGCAATCGCCTGTTGTATTCCAGTAAATTGGCCATCCAGAATTCTGGATCCAGGAATATCTTGAGAGGCAGCAACTAGGCCAGTTCGTAAACCTGCCAAAGCATCTAATTTCTCACTAACGAATAATTCAATACTGGCTTTCACACTGTCAGCATGCACTAAGCTGGCATGTTTGAGATTACGCTGTAACCACAAGTCATAAGCACTTTTGTGAAAAGATGCAATCTTCACTCCTGGCTGATCTACCTGTGATAACTCAGTTATAGGAGAGTTGGCGGAAACCAGATAGCTAGCTTCTAGTTCGACATAAGCTGGTGTGAAAGTAATTTTTTGAGCACGAGCAGGATCAGAGCCTAACAACGAGATACCACATCTTCCACTGACGACAGCCTCAACTACCTCAGCCTGCGTATTGAAGCCTACGAGACTTAACTCCACGCCTAAACACTTTGCAATAGCTCGACAGATATCAGGTGAGATGCCAGTCGGCTCACCAGAAGATGATCGACCAGTCACCAACAAGAAATTACCTAAATACACTGCAGCAGACAGAACACCATTCGGTGCAAGCTGCTCTAATACTTTAGGCGAAATCGTATTCAAGTAAGCCTCCAAATTTTTATCAACTGTTTTACGACAAGTAGACATAAAAAATCCCCACTAAATCAGCGGGGATGTGGTGCAAACTATATTCGTCAGCAAACCAAAAATTAAGGTGCGATGACAATCGCGCCCGAAACTTTTCTACCTTCTGCAGCTTTATGAGCTTCAACAGCCTGCTCGAGCTTAAACCTAGCGCCGATCTGTACTTTCACGCGGCCTTGCGCAATCGCATCAAATACTGCGCGAGCATTTTCCTGAAGTAACTCAGGAGTAGCGTTGTGAGGAAATACAGAAGGTCTTGTTAAGAAAAGGCAACCCTTCTTATTGAGAATCTCTGGCTGAATCTCTGGGGCAGGTCCCGAGGCAGCACCAAATAAAGCCACCGTACCAAATGGTGCAGCACAATCGAGTGAGCCTAAGAAAGTAGTCTTAGCAACCGAGTCATAAACCACATTGGCTTTGCGACCGCCCGTTACCTTCATAAATTCTTCGACCCAATTTGGCTTTGAGTAATCCACTACAGCATCACAGCCCGCTTCTTTTGCTGCAGCAAATTTGGCCTCAGATCCTACAGTGCCAACTACAAACGCACCCAAAGATTTTGCCCATCCCGATAGGATTTGGCCAACACCACCAGCGGCAGCGTGAACTAAGACGACGTCACCAGACCTCACTTTGTAAGTTTTTTGCACCAAGTATTGGGCAGTCATTGCTTTGAAAAACACAGCGGCAGCAACTTCGTCGGATACATCATCTGGCACTGAAACTAGCTTATCTACTGCAACATTGCGCGCACTAGCATAAGCACCAATACCGGCATTCATGTACGCTACACGATCGCCCACCTTGAATCGAGTAACACCTTCACCCAGCGCCTCAACTACACCAACCGCTTCGTGACCTAAACCCGTTGGCAGTTCCAAAGGGTAAACACCAGAGCGCTGGTACACATCGATAAAGTTAAAACCAATCGCAGTTTGACGAAGTTGTACTTCACCTTTACCTGGATCTGGAAGCTCTTTATCGATTAACTGAATTACATCGGCGTTGCCGAGTTCTGAAAGACTAACAATTCGAGCAGTTGTCACAAGTCACCTTATTATTTTTATAAAAAAATTATCTTACTGCAAGCGCGGAAGAGACGACCTCGTCCTCCTCAACGATAGCCCAGGTGCTATCTCCAAGTTTTTTGACTGCCATCGAATAAGTCCAGGCATCGGGAATGCCGCAACTCCACTGATCAGGTCCATTTTGAATTAATACATTTGTGCCAATACGGCTATCAAAATAGAGATGGTAGGTTTTTCCATGTAAGGGATTAAAACTAAATTTGGCACTATGGACCATTTCTGTAGCATCCAAACGAGCCTGAAGAGAGCGCGCCTGCTTCATTAATACCTCAGCTTGCTCCATGATGCGATCGTATTCAAGCTTTGCGTTCTGGCGTGCGACATTAACTGCCTTGTCTTTTTCTTCCAAGACCTTAATCGGTGCAAATACAGGTGCACCCACTTCCATGGGATATTCAATGCCAGCGTGTCGCGCTGGATCAGTGTCTTCAATTCTCATAACTTTTTTAACCTGCTGATTTATATAGTGAAAGTGTGACACAAATTCACAAAATGCGTTTTTTGGAGCTATAAATAGGGCAAGCCTCTTACACGGAGCTCAAATCCCCTAGGAGGCCTTTGGCATGGAGAACGATTGCCTGCTGATCTGTATCGCTAATACGGGACAAGTTGGCAGTCATCAACCGAGTACGGGGGCTTGCCTCAAATTGGGTGCGATGCTTGATGAGGAAGTTCCAATAGAGGGTGGTCATTGGGCAGGCGCCTTCCCCAAATCGAATATCGGGCTTGTATTGGCAGGAGTCGCAATAATTACTCATTCTTTTAATGTAGGCGCCACTCGCAATATAAGGTTTGCTAGTAAAGCGGCCACCACTCGCAAATAAGGCCATACCCGCTGTATTGGGTAACTCCACCCATTCAATCGCATCAACATATACCGCCAAATACCAATCACAAACTTCTTTTGGCAAGATTTCTGCAAGCAATGCAAAGTTGCCAGTCACCATCAGACGTTGAATATGGTGGGCGTAACCGTACTCCAGCGTTTGGCCTATCGC is from Polynucleobacter sp. MG-Unter2-18 and encodes:
- a CDS encoding DUF2452 domain-containing protein is translated as MRIEDTDPARHAGIEYPMEVGAPVFAPIKVLEEKDKAVNVARQNAKLEYDRIMEQAEVLMKQARSLQARLDATEMVHSAKFSFNPLHGKTYHLYFDSRIGTNVLIQNGPDQWSCGIPDAWTYSMAVKKLGDSTWAIVEEDEVVSSALAVR
- a CDS encoding transporter substrate-binding domain-containing protein produces the protein MNTISPKVLEQLAPNGVLSAAVYLGNFLLVTGRSSSGEPTGISPDICRAIAKCLGVELSLVGFNTQAEVVEAVVSGRCGISLLGSDPARAQKITFTPAYVELEASYLVSANSPITELSQVDQPGVKIASFHKSAYDLWLQRNLKHASLVHADSVKASIELFVSEKLDALAGLRTGLVAASQDIPGSRILDGQFTGIQQAIAAHKSHLESIEFLDACVEEFIGSGLVADLISQYQVQGVSVAPLPRMPSKD
- a CDS encoding quinone oxidoreductase, which translates into the protein MTTARIVSLSELGNADVIQLIDKELPDPGKGEVQLRQTAIGFNFIDVYQRSGVYPLELPTGLGHEAVGVVEALGEGVTRFKVGDRVAYMNAGIGAYASARNVAVDKLVSVPDDVSDEVAAAVFFKAMTAQYLVQKTYKVRSGDVVLVHAAAGGVGQILSGWAKSLGAFVVGTVGSEAKFAAAKEAGCDAVVDYSKPNWVEEFMKVTGGRKANVVYDSVAKTTFLGSLDCAAPFGTVALFGAASGPAPEIQPEILNKKGCLFLTRPSVFPHNATPELLQENARAVFDAIAQGRVKVQIGARFKLEQAVEAHKAAEGRKVSGAIVIAP